The proteins below are encoded in one region of Nitrospira sp. CR1.1:
- a CDS encoding filamentous hemagglutinin N-terminal domain-containing protein, protein MDGSPGIFRAVFVLTVMMSLFSVTGSEGQTTSITSSGLNTNVALSPNAPVPTYNITGGTRPGNGTNLFHSFGDFSVGTHDRALFQNDSGLATTNILSRVTGGQTSNIYGNIQTAGFGTAALWLINPAGIVFGPSASLNVGGSVHFSTADYLRLGSGNDRFYADLGKTSQLTSAPVTAFGFLGERLAGPITVQAGSPLAVGEGKAISLIGGDISIIGRTVFAPGGQLDLASVAGAGEVIPDQLGETPSLGLANVSKQGTIQLTEGAILRTSSSKGDAGQVFVRGGQLVSENASLEAITTASSQFDSTFTVMTCCKGGIVDLVAASVSLKGSAGGSSGRTIYTNNQGDVTISSNEVALDHAQIVTDGYNVPGPNMNRAGHIRVQGLGGTDSFSNHVLLRNQTVLDTEGWFLDVGGGRQGGQISIQAIDIDMSNSQVLTNQGSIRLEAARTIRSGGQNLIQNDFGFTANVSDHKGIVLKAGESISLTAGDIVAAVEHASIHSAHFSPDNILIAAPTLSFRATKISADGGSLGSAGDIDIRARDIVVFDDSVISTKNSGSDPLNGGGAAGTITISGVEDGVGAKTIQVLNDSKISSSGPSDNSFGFAGSISVKGDSVVFDAGHAAVSHAGIGGGGRISIRGNNLLFANNSSLEATTTGLDRIAPSPQGVSQLYPAASGGNIVIAGTNIVLADHSTINTSSTGDGKAGDITLNSGGSISIANSMVTTSAAEASGGNITLTAPNLVRLRSSQITTSVTAGTGGGGNITIDPQFVVLQNSQILAQATQGKGGAISIVAGVLLADPASVINADSGNQALNGTVNIQAPLQQLAGAIAPLPQAFAVATNLYGQRCAAEKGGQFSSFVQGARDGVPPQPGDLIPSPLLLELDEVPLSRSLQSPSKLSAIRLGLPDFEQSSRSSLTVFVGCRS, encoded by the coding sequence ATGGACGGGAGCCCAGGAATATTTCGAGCAGTTTTTGTTCTGACGGTGATGATGAGTTTGTTCTCCGTGACGGGCAGCGAGGGGCAAACCACGTCAATTACGTCTTCCGGGCTGAACACCAATGTGGCCCTTAGCCCCAATGCGCCAGTGCCGACGTACAACATTACCGGCGGCACGAGACCGGGCAATGGCACGAACCTTTTCCATAGCTTTGGCGACTTCAGTGTCGGCACGCATGACCGCGCTCTGTTTCAAAATGACTCCGGACTTGCGACGACGAATATTCTGAGTCGGGTGACGGGGGGCCAGACCTCGAACATCTATGGGAACATTCAGACGGCGGGGTTTGGAACGGCGGCCTTGTGGCTGATTAATCCGGCCGGCATCGTCTTTGGCCCCTCGGCCTCGCTGAATGTCGGCGGTTCGGTGCATTTCAGCACGGCCGACTATTTGCGGCTTGGCAGCGGCAATGATCGCTTCTATGCGGATTTGGGCAAAACAAGCCAACTGACGAGCGCACCAGTGACGGCGTTTGGATTTTTAGGTGAGCGCTTGGCAGGTCCCATTACCGTGCAAGCCGGATCGCCGCTTGCCGTTGGTGAAGGAAAGGCGATTTCGCTGATAGGCGGGGATATTTCGATAATTGGACGAACTGTTTTCGCACCGGGTGGACAGCTAGACCTGGCGAGTGTGGCAGGAGCCGGCGAGGTAATTCCCGATCAGCTAGGTGAGACGCCATCTCTTGGTCTCGCCAACGTGTCCAAACAAGGTACGATTCAACTCACAGAAGGGGCGATCTTGAGAACGAGTTCTAGCAAAGGCGATGCTGGCCAGGTTTTTGTTCGTGGAGGGCAGTTAGTGTCGGAAAATGCAAGCCTTGAAGCAATTACGACCGCCTCTAGTCAGTTTGACTCTACTTTTACTGTTATGACTTGCTGCAAAGGCGGAATAGTCGACCTTGTTGCTGCCTCGGTCTCGTTGAAAGGAAGTGCTGGGGGAAGTTCAGGAAGAACGATTTATACGAACAATCAGGGGGATGTTACCATTAGTTCAAACGAAGTGGCGCTGGATCACGCCCAGATTGTTACTGATGGGTACAACGTACCAGGGCCGAATATGAATCGTGCTGGGCACATACGTGTCCAAGGTTTGGGGGGAACCGACTCCTTTTCAAATCATGTCTTACTGCGGAACCAAACCGTGCTTGATACCGAGGGATGGTTTCTTGATGTTGGGGGAGGTAGACAGGGCGGACAGATCAGTATTCAAGCAATCGACATAGATATGTCGAATAGCCAGGTACTGACGAATCAAGGGTCTATAAGGCTGGAGGCGGCAAGAACCATCCGGAGCGGTGGCCAGAACCTGATTCAAAATGACTTCGGATTCACTGCAAATGTTTCCGATCACAAAGGCATCGTATTGAAAGCTGGCGAGTCTATTTCCCTGACAGCAGGAGACATCGTGGCTGCTGTTGAACACGCTAGTATTCATTCGGCACATTTTTCACCAGACAATATCCTCATTGCCGCCCCCACTTTATCCTTTAGGGCGACAAAGATATCTGCGGACGGTGGATCACTCGGCAGTGCGGGTGACATCGATATTCGTGCTAGGGATATTGTTGTCTTTGATGATTCTGTCATCAGCACAAAGAATTCCGGCTCAGATCCGTTGAATGGCGGAGGAGCTGCCGGCACAATCACTATTTCAGGTGTCGAAGACGGTGTCGGTGCCAAAACCATTCAAGTCCTGAATGACAGTAAGATATCGAGCAGTGGCCCTTCTGATAATAGTTTTGGATTTGCAGGTTCCATCAGTGTAAAGGGCGATTCTGTCGTCTTCGATGCGGGACACGCGGCAGTGAGTCATGCAGGTATAGGCGGTGGTGGAAGAATATCTATACGTGGCAACAATTTATTATTCGCAAATAACTCGAGTCTGGAAGCAACCACAACCGGTCTCGATAGGATAGCTCCTTCCCCTCAAGGTGTCAGTCAACTTTATCCAGCAGCAAGTGGAGGAAACATTGTAATCGCCGGAACTAATATAGTTCTGGCTGATCATTCCACGATAAACACCTCCTCAACTGGGGATGGAAAGGCCGGCGATATCACTCTTAATTCAGGTGGTAGTATCTCTATCGCGAATAGTATGGTGACGACCTCGGCGGCTGAAGCGTCTGGCGGCAATATTACCCTCACTGCGCCGAATCTGGTGCGCCTTCGTAGTAGCCAGATCACCACCTCGGTAACTGCTGGAACGGGTGGTGGTGGTAACATCACGATTGACCCACAATTTGTGGTTCTTCAGAATAGCCAAATTCTTGCCCAGGCAACTCAGGGGAAGGGCGGAGCGATTTCCATCGTTGCTGGGGTCCTGTTGGCTGACCCTGCAAGCGTGATCAATGCCGACTCTGGAAATCAGGCACTCAATGGTACCGTCAACATTCAAGCACCTCTCCAGCAACTTGCCGGTGCCATTGCGCCGTTGCCGCAAGCCTTTGCGGTCGCAACCAATCTCTATGGCCAGCGTTGTGCTGCGGAGAAGGGCGGGCAATTCAGCAGCTTCGTGCAAGGGGCGCGGGACGGCGTGCCGCCGCAGCCAGGGGATCTGATTCCGAGCCCGTTGCTGCTGGAGTTGGATGAGGTTCCGTTGAGCCGTAGCCTACAGTCCCCATCAAAGCTGTCAGCGATCCGTCTCGGATTGCCTGATTTCGAGCAGTCGTCTCGCAGCAGCCTGACAGTCTTTGTCGGCTGTCGATCGTAA